From Microtus pennsylvanicus isolate mMicPen1 chromosome 10, mMicPen1.hap1, whole genome shotgun sequence, one genomic window encodes:
- the LOC142858377 gene encoding mucosal pentraxin-like, whose amino-acid sequence MAKLIVGALLLSVLTGGVAQLDMKGKAFIFPQESATAYVSLIPQVKKSLQNFTLCLKAFTDLTRPYSLFSYNTKTRDNEILLFVEKVGEYMFYVGNSGVIFKAPLNPYAPIHICVSWESASGIAELWLNGKPLGRKGLKKGYTVGGEAKIIIGQEQDSFGGRFDIKQSFVGDIWEVAMWDHVVPLKMMDDGCHSGNLINWQSLIFKDNGYVVTKPKLWD is encoded by the exons ATGGCCAAGCTCATTGTGGGTgccctgcttctctctgttcttACAGGAGGTGTAGCCCAATTAG ACATGAAGGGGAAGGCATTTATTTTTCCTCAAGAATCGGCCACTGCCTATGTGTCCCTGATCCCACAAGTGAAGAAGTCACTGCAGAACTTCACCTTGTGTCTGAAGGCCTTCACTGACCTCACCCGCCCTTACAGCCTCTTCTCCTACAATACAAAGACCAGGGACAATGAGATTCTTCTCTTTGTGGAAAAAGTGGGAGAGTACATGTTTTATGTTGGGAATTCGGGAGTCATTTTCAAAGCACCCCTAAATCCCTATGCCCCAATCCATATCTGTGTGAGCTGGGAGTCTGCCTCTGGGATTGCAGAACTCTGGCTAAATGGAAAGCCTTTGGGAAGAAAGGGCTTGAAGAAGGGGTACACTGTGGGGGGTGAGGCAAAGATTATCATTGGACAAGAGCAGGATTCCTTTGGGGGACGTTTTGATATAAAACAATCCTTTGTTGGGGATATTTGGGAGGTGGCCATGTGGGACCATGTGGTACCCCTAAAAATGATGGATGACGGGTGTCACAGTGGCAACCTTATAAATTGGCAAtcacttatttttaaagacaatggCTATGTGGTGACTAAACCCAAACTGTGGGATTAA